The Barnesiella intestinihominis YIT 11860 genome includes a window with the following:
- a CDS encoding zinc-dependent metalloprotease encodes MKKLLWAILATAIIAGANPETCYAKKKSKKNDKKEQVKDTTAKESKYEKLIKGAKTQKGMFTLHITNDNKLLVEVPDSLMNRTFLLSSRVAATTDPKIFVAGEMTTNPFMIRFSKNEQSLFMHLVQHRNIIDENDPIAASFDKNFGDPIIKAFKISAKNGKDVVVDMSDFFKGNEKIISPMPTPTPGSSSKIKTGTYTAANSYILGAKSFPQNSEIRSVLSFTGDNNCTVTMHRSLVLLPERPMTPRIYDRRVGFFSSGKNIYSSDKDRIDYTKYVHRWRLEPKEEDREAYFRGELVEPAKPIVFYVDSAFPDKWRDIVKQGVEDWNTAFEAAGFKNAIIARDYPKDDPDFDPDDMRYSCVKYAVTDIANAMGPSYVDPRSGEILTADVIWYHNVISLVHNWRFAQTGAVDKRVRKETFDNDVMRESLRYVASHEIGHTLGLMHNMGASYSFPIDSLRSPSFTQKYGTTPSIMDYARNNFVAQPGDYERGVRLTPPILGVYDIYAINWGYRLIPDAKTPKDEIPTLDKWIEEKKDDPMYTFGAQQFPGAYDPTDQTEDLGNDHFRAGEMAVSNLKIIMKNFEKWLFDEGKDFTTIQEQYAAIVQQYNRHLRHVTPYIGGVLFKEVRQGENELPYTYLDKATQKKAMRWILNQVRTYRDWLMPADLMQRINAPTNYASSVHRYIPAYLVNPTVLFRIQEGGIIDPVKNYTLDSYLNDLIAEVFKTTYQGRKLNNIERDLQSETINQFIRYSSLKPASSGIRNLDFTDDIDLESEAFPCSHALCRHHDSEEQSFTRINMGPALSSADMAPYMTGALKKVLALYKQKRAATADSATRNFYDYQIITIEKLFNN; translated from the coding sequence ATGAAGAAATTGCTATGGGCCATTCTTGCGACGGCTATCATCGCAGGCGCAAATCCCGAGACATGTTATGCCAAAAAGAAAAGTAAGAAAAATGATAAGAAAGAACAGGTAAAAGACACGACTGCCAAAGAGTCGAAATACGAAAAGCTCATCAAAGGAGCTAAGACTCAAAAGGGTATGTTCACGCTACACATTACGAATGACAACAAACTGCTGGTCGAAGTACCCGACTCGTTGATGAACCGCACGTTCCTGTTGTCGAGCCGTGTAGCCGCCACGACCGATCCCAAAATATTCGTCGCCGGCGAAATGACGACCAATCCGTTCATGATACGATTCAGCAAAAACGAACAGTCGCTCTTCATGCACCTCGTTCAGCACCGGAACATCATCGACGAGAACGACCCCATAGCGGCATCTTTTGACAAAAATTTTGGAGACCCTATTATCAAAGCATTTAAAATCTCTGCCAAAAACGGGAAAGACGTGGTAGTCGACATGAGTGATTTTTTCAAAGGCAATGAAAAAATCATCAGCCCTATGCCTACTCCGACTCCCGGCAGCTCTTCCAAAATAAAAACCGGAACCTACACGGCCGCCAATTCCTATATCTTAGGGGCAAAGAGTTTTCCTCAAAACAGTGAAATCCGTTCGGTATTGAGCTTTACCGGCGACAATAATTGCACCGTCACTATGCATCGCTCGTTGGTTCTTCTTCCCGAACGACCTATGACACCGCGTATCTACGACCGTCGGGTAGGATTCTTTTCGAGCGGTAAGAATATCTATTCCAGCGACAAAGATCGTATAGACTACACCAAATATGTACATCGCTGGCGTCTCGAACCGAAAGAGGAAGACCGCGAAGCCTATTTCAGAGGTGAACTCGTAGAACCGGCCAAACCCATTGTTTTCTACGTGGACAGTGCCTTCCCCGATAAATGGAGGGACATCGTAAAACAAGGCGTAGAAGACTGGAACACGGCATTTGAAGCCGCCGGCTTCAAAAATGCCATTATTGCACGCGACTATCCCAAAGACGACCCGGACTTCGACCCGGACGACATGCGATACAGTTGTGTGAAATATGCCGTGACCGACATAGCCAACGCTATGGGTCCGAGTTATGTAGACCCCCGCAGCGGCGAAATTCTGACAGCCGATGTCATCTGGTATCACAACGTAATCTCTCTCGTTCACAACTGGCGGTTCGCCCAGACAGGAGCTGTGGATAAACGGGTGAGAAAGGAAACCTTCGACAACGATGTCATGCGCGAATCTTTACGCTACGTCGCTTCGCACGAAATAGGTCATACACTGGGACTGATGCACAATATGGGGGCCAGCTACTCCTTCCCTATCGACTCGCTGCGCAGTCCTTCGTTCACGCAAAAATACGGAACCACGCCCAGTATCATGGACTATGCCCGTAACAACTTCGTGGCACAACCCGGCGACTACGAAAGAGGAGTACGGCTCACGCCGCCCATTCTCGGCGTCTATGACATTTACGCTATCAACTGGGGATATCGTCTCATACCCGATGCAAAAACACCGAAAGACGAAATCCCTACATTGGATAAGTGGATCGAAGAGAAAAAGGACGATCCCATGTACACTTTCGGAGCACAACAGTTCCCCGGAGCTTACGACCCGACAGACCAGACCGAAGATTTGGGAAACGATCATTTCCGCGCAGGAGAAATGGCGGTTTCCAACCTCAAAATCATTATGAAAAATTTCGAAAAATGGCTGTTCGACGAGGGTAAAGATTTCACTACGATTCAAGAGCAATATGCCGCTATCGTACAACAATACAACCGTCACCTGCGACACGTCACTCCCTATATAGGCGGTGTGCTCTTCAAAGAAGTGAGACAAGGAGAGAATGAACTACCCTACACTTATCTGGACAAAGCTACGCAGAAAAAAGCCATGCGGTGGATTTTGAACCAAGTACGCACCTATCGAGACTGGTTGATGCCGGCCGATTTAATGCAACGAATCAATGCACCCACCAACTATGCCAGTTCGGTTCACCGTTATATTCCGGCCTACCTTGTCAACCCCACGGTGCTGTTCCGTATTCAGGAAGGCGGTATCATAGACCCCGTGAAAAATTACACGCTAGACAGTTACCTCAACGATTTGATCGCCGAAGTATTTAAAACGACTTATCAGGGACGTAAATTGAACAACATCGAACGCGACTTGCAAAGCGAGACCATCAATCAATTCATTCGCTATTCGTCGCTGAAACCGGCTTCATCGGGGATAAGAAATTTAGACTTCACCGACGACATCGACCTCGAAAGCGAAGCGTTCCCTTGCAGCCACGCCCTTTGCCGTCATCACGATTCGGAAGAGCAATCGTTCACCCGTATCAACATGGGGCCAGCCCTATCGTCGGCCGATATGGCTCCTTACATGACCGGTGCGCTCAAAAAAGTTTTGGCGTTATACAAGCAAAAAAGAGCGGCCACGGCCGACAGTGCCACCCGCAATTTCTACGACTATCAGATCATCACGATAGAAAAACTATTTAATAATTAA
- the hflX gene encoding GTPase HflX, translated as MKEFILTQEETERTVLVGLITNTQNEAKANEYLDELAFLAETAGALPVKKFLQRLDTPNSRTFVGSGKLSEIKAYIEENEIGMVIFDDDLSSKQVQNIERELQVKILDRTSLILDIFAKRAQTANAKRQVELAQYQYLLPRLTRLWTHLERQRGGIGMRGPGETQIETDRRIILDKISHLKEELKSIDRQKSIQRKNRGKLVRVALVGYTNVGKSTLMNLLSKSEVFAENKLFATLDTTVRKVIVDNLPFLLSDTVGFIRKLPTHLVDSFKSTLDEVREADLLLHIVDISHPAFEEQIEVVNKTLQEVCDSTDKPMILVFNKIDAFSYVEKAADDLTPKTRENITLDEWKETWMGKMHDNCIFISAKEKKNIDELKTLLYQRVKEIHTTRFPYNDFLFQHYDEITTDEES; from the coding sequence ATGAAAGAATTTATTTTAACCCAAGAAGAAACCGAACGCACCGTTTTAGTGGGATTGATCACCAACACCCAAAACGAAGCGAAAGCAAACGAATATCTCGACGAACTGGCCTTCTTGGCAGAAACTGCCGGAGCGTTGCCCGTGAAGAAATTCCTTCAACGACTCGACACGCCTAATTCCCGCACTTTCGTCGGGTCGGGAAAACTGTCCGAAATAAAAGCATACATCGAAGAAAACGAAATAGGCATGGTCATCTTCGATGACGACTTGTCGTCGAAACAGGTACAAAATATCGAACGGGAATTGCAAGTGAAAATACTCGACCGCACCAGTCTCATTCTCGATATTTTTGCCAAACGGGCACAGACTGCCAATGCCAAACGTCAGGTAGAACTGGCACAATACCAATATCTGTTGCCCCGACTCACCCGGCTGTGGACTCACCTCGAACGACAACGAGGAGGTATCGGCATGCGTGGACCCGGCGAAACTCAAATAGAGACCGACCGGCGTATCATTCTCGATAAGATTTCTCACTTGAAAGAGGAGCTGAAAAGCATAGACCGACAAAAAAGCATCCAGCGGAAAAACCGGGGGAAGTTGGTACGAGTAGCATTAGTCGGTTATACCAATGTAGGAAAATCGACTTTGATGAACCTGTTAAGCAAGTCGGAAGTCTTTGCAGAGAACAAACTCTTTGCCACGCTCGATACGACCGTGCGCAAAGTGATTGTCGACAACCTTCCCTTTCTGCTCTCCGACACGGTAGGATTTATCCGCAAACTGCCTACCCATCTGGTCGATTCGTTCAAATCGACACTCGACGAGGTGCGGGAAGCCGACCTTCTGCTACACATCGTGGATATCTCGCATCCAGCTTTCGAAGAACAGATAGAAGTAGTTAATAAAACCTTACAGGAAGTCTGCGACTCCACTGACAAACCCATGATACTCGTGTTCAATAAAATCGACGCATTTTCCTATGTGGAAAAAGCGGCCGACGACCTCACCCCGAAAACGAGAGAAAACATTACGCTCGACGAATGGAAAGAAACGTGGATGGGAAAAATGCACGACAACTGCATTTTCATATCGGCCAAAGAGAAAAAGAACATCGACGAATTGAAAACGCTGCTTTACCAACGGGTGAAAGAGATACATACGACAAGATTCCCTTACAACGATTTCCTGTTTCAACACTACGACGAAATAACGACCGACGAAGAATCCTGA
- a CDS encoding DUF4954 family protein — MKNYRKLNIAEINQLTTQFCTAEDWSKINVVEGFSPDHITHTRFSGEIELGIFEKEMELPGGLKKKTGLHHVTLHNCSIGNNSLIENIPNYIANYRIGSDCFIQNVNLILTEGESCFGNNTEVSVLNETGGREVPIYNRLSAQLAYIIAMYRHRPDLIARLREMIEAYSLAQKSCYGKIGNGVHIVNTGTIRNVCIGDYCQIDGTSRLENGSINSNREAPVYIGPNVTAEDFIVSSGAHISDGVVMSRCFIGQACHLTHLFSAHDSLFFSNCQSENGEACAIFAGPYTVTMHKSSLLIAGMFSFLNAGSGSNQSNHMYKLGPIHQGVVERGSKTTSDSYILWPAKVGAFSLIMGRHVNHPDTSGMPFSYLIEHGNRSYLVPGANLKSVGTIRDAQKWPKRDKRTDPDKLDCINFNLLSPYTIQKMLQGIDTLQGLKQTSGETSECYSFQSTTIKNSSLNKGIDLYTLAVHKFMGNSIIKRLEGAPFSDLNDLHDRLKPTDLLGEGEWIDLSGLIVPKQAVKDEIDHIVGNPDSTLEETESFFQAMHRRYYDMEWTWVCSIMPRWYGKTVDRLSPGDIIRIVRQWNEAVVSLDRMLYDDARKEFSMISRIGFGVDGSTRQRDFDFEQVRGEFENDAFVKMVCKHIEDKTALGNELIDRLEALITSISQH, encoded by the coding sequence ATGAAGAATTACCGTAAACTCAATATTGCAGAAATCAATCAACTCACGACTCAATTTTGTACGGCCGAGGACTGGTCGAAAATAAATGTAGTCGAAGGGTTCTCTCCCGATCATATTACCCACACCCGTTTTTCCGGAGAAATCGAGCTGGGGATATTCGAAAAAGAGATGGAGCTTCCGGGTGGATTAAAGAAAAAAACGGGACTCCACCACGTCACCTTGCACAATTGCTCGATAGGGAACAACTCATTGATAGAAAACATTCCCAACTATATAGCCAATTACCGGATAGGAAGCGACTGTTTCATACAAAATGTAAACCTCATTCTCACCGAAGGCGAAAGCTGTTTCGGGAATAATACCGAAGTATCTGTATTGAACGAGACAGGAGGTCGGGAAGTCCCCATTTACAATCGGCTGTCGGCACAACTGGCCTACATCATCGCCATGTATCGGCATCGCCCCGACCTGATAGCCCGCCTTCGAGAAATGATAGAGGCATATTCCCTCGCACAAAAGAGTTGCTACGGGAAAATAGGCAACGGCGTGCACATCGTCAATACAGGAACTATACGAAATGTTTGTATCGGAGATTACTGCCAGATAGACGGGACATCGAGACTCGAAAACGGTAGTATCAACAGCAACCGAGAAGCTCCGGTATACATCGGGCCGAATGTTACGGCCGAAGATTTCATCGTCAGTTCGGGAGCCCATATAAGTGACGGTGTAGTAATGTCTCGTTGTTTCATCGGACAAGCCTGCCACCTCACCCATCTTTTCTCGGCTCACGATTCGCTCTTTTTCAGCAACTGCCAAAGCGAAAACGGCGAAGCGTGTGCTATCTTTGCCGGCCCCTACACGGTCACCATGCACAAATCGAGTTTGCTCATCGCCGGAATGTTTTCTTTCCTGAACGCAGGCAGCGGGTCGAACCAAAGCAACCACATGTACAAACTCGGCCCTATCCATCAAGGAGTCGTCGAACGGGGCTCGAAAACGACCAGCGACTCGTATATCCTGTGGCCGGCCAAAGTAGGTGCATTTTCCCTCATCATGGGACGCCATGTCAATCACCCCGATACTTCGGGCATGCCGTTTTCCTACCTGATAGAACACGGAAATCGCTCTTATCTCGTTCCCGGTGCGAATCTCAAAAGCGTGGGAACGATACGCGACGCACAAAAGTGGCCCAAGCGAGACAAGCGCACCGACCCCGACAAGCTCGATTGTATCAACTTCAATCTGCTCAGTCCCTACACCATACAAAAGATGCTGCAAGGCATCGACACATTACAGGGATTGAAACAGACATCGGGTGAAACGTCGGAATGTTACTCCTTCCAAAGCACTACGATCAAGAACAGTTCCCTCAACAAAGGAATAGACCTGTACACCCTCGCTGTCCATAAATTCATGGGTAACTCGATCATCAAACGACTTGAAGGAGCTCCGTTCTCCGATCTGAACGATTTGCACGACCGGTTGAAACCGACCGACCTCCTCGGAGAAGGCGAATGGATAGATCTGTCGGGATTGATTGTACCCAAGCAGGCTGTTAAAGACGAAATAGACCATATCGTCGGTAATCCCGATTCCACGTTAGAAGAAACCGAATCTTTCTTCCAAGCCATGCATCGGCGTTACTACGACATGGAATGGACATGGGTTTGTTCGATAATGCCCCGTTGGTATGGAAAAACAGTCGACAGGCTGTCCCCCGGAGATATTATCCGAATCGTACGGCAATGGAACGAAGCCGTTGTGTCGCTCGACCGAATGCTCTATGACGATGCCCGCAAAGAATTTTCGATGATTTCCCGTATCGGATTCGGTGTGGACGGTTCTACCCGGCAACGGGATTTCGATTTTGAACAGGTTCGGGGCGAATTTGAGAACGATGCCTTCGTCAAGATGGTCTGCAAGCACATCGAAGATAAAACCGCTTTGGGGAACGAGTTGATAGACCGCCTCGAAGCATTGATAACATCGATATCTCAGCATTAA
- a CDS encoding urea transporter, giving the protein MLEKIKILFRGIGQVMFQNNAWSGVLMLAGIACNSLYMAGLALLGTVVSTSTARIAGYSCEDIRNGLYGFNGTLVGIAVGVFMNISVWAFMLLIIGAALSTWVMRLFQRQRFVPGYTAPFILVTWLLLLLERTVFPSLELSSDSVAVQEPVNIDFFQVFCLHIGQVMFQGGTVLSGLFFLVGIWINSRLNGLYAMWGAVLPLGAALFPDMGILGAEAGLLGYNGVLCAIALGTASLKGFGEATAAVLLSTVLQIAGMRIGITTLTAPFVLATWTVVLLRKVW; this is encoded by the coding sequence ATTTTGGAAAAGATAAAGATTTTATTTCGTGGGATTGGGCAGGTGATGTTTCAGAATAATGCTTGGTCGGGAGTCTTGATGTTGGCCGGGATAGCCTGTAATTCTTTGTATATGGCGGGTCTGGCTCTATTGGGAACGGTTGTGAGTACATCGACTGCCCGGATAGCAGGATATTCCTGCGAGGATATACGAAACGGATTGTATGGTTTTAACGGGACTTTGGTCGGTATTGCCGTGGGTGTGTTTATGAACATATCCGTATGGGCTTTTATGTTATTGATAATAGGAGCCGCCCTTTCTACATGGGTGATGCGCTTGTTTCAACGTCAACGGTTCGTGCCGGGGTATACTGCACCGTTTATTCTTGTCACTTGGCTTTTGCTGTTGTTGGAACGGACTGTATTTCCTTCATTGGAGCTCTCGTCCGACTCCGTAGCCGTGCAGGAGCCGGTGAATATAGATTTTTTTCAAGTGTTCTGTTTGCACATCGGACAAGTCATGTTTCAAGGTGGAACCGTTTTGTCTGGTTTGTTTTTCCTCGTAGGAATATGGATCAACTCCCGGTTGAATGGACTTTATGCCATGTGGGGCGCTGTTTTGCCGCTTGGAGCGGCTCTTTTTCCGGATATGGGAATCCTCGGTGCGGAAGCCGGATTATTGGGGTACAACGGGGTGCTTTGTGCTATCGCACTCGGCACGGCATCCTTAAAAGGTTTTGGAGAGGCGACCGCGGCCGTGCTGTTAAGTACGGTATTACAAATTGCCGGAATGCGCATCGGGATAACGACGCTGACGGCTCCGTTTGTCCTTGCGACGTGGACCGTTGTTCTTTTGAGAAAAGTCTGGTAG
- a CDS encoding carcinine hydrolase/isopenicillin-N N-acyltransferase family protein gives MRKLLSVIIVYLVGWIPMFPCTSAVVSGRVTPDGRPLLWKHRDASDLNNRIVHFEAEGGKLEFVGLVNGVDTMANEVWAGYNTSGFAIMNTASYNLKNDTSSLSDREGVVMKQVLGECRTVEDFARLLDSLPRPIGVEANFGVVDALGGAAYFEVNSYEVFRYDVKDSPDGYLLRTNYSVSGRPNEGYGYIRYDNAARLFSRAASERSITPEWITGVCSRSFYHILLGRDFTTDAWVVDQDFIPRRSTSASVVIEGVKPEESPVFTTMWTILGYPPCSVVLPVWIGCEYGVPTLLQGAEDSVRSPLCEWSNRLKNKVFSLERGSGPHYLHMALLYNPEGNGYAQRLLLLEKEIYAESRIVLDEVRRKGEWNNEHVGGLLDIVQQKIVTLFGQILK, from the coding sequence ATGCGTAAATTGTTGAGTGTTATTATTGTCTATTTGGTGGGCTGGATACCTATGTTCCCGTGTACTTCGGCCGTGGTTTCGGGGCGGGTAACACCCGACGGGCGTCCGTTGTTGTGGAAACATCGCGATGCATCGGATTTGAATAATCGTATCGTTCATTTCGAAGCAGAAGGAGGAAAGTTGGAATTTGTCGGACTTGTGAACGGGGTCGATACGATGGCCAACGAAGTGTGGGCCGGGTATAATACTTCTGGATTCGCTATCATGAATACGGCTTCATATAATCTTAAAAACGATACTTCATCGTTGTCCGACCGAGAAGGGGTTGTGATGAAACAAGTGTTGGGCGAGTGCCGTACGGTAGAGGATTTCGCCCGGTTACTCGATTCTCTTCCTCGTCCGATAGGGGTGGAGGCTAACTTCGGGGTGGTCGATGCTTTGGGTGGAGCAGCCTATTTCGAAGTGAATAGTTACGAGGTATTCCGTTATGACGTAAAAGATAGTCCCGACGGTTATCTGCTTCGTACCAATTATTCTGTATCGGGGAGGCCGAACGAAGGTTATGGTTATATCCGTTACGATAATGCCGCCCGGTTGTTTTCACGTGCTGCCTCCGAGCGCAGTATTACTCCCGAATGGATTACAGGCGTTTGTTCCCGCTCGTTTTATCACATTTTGTTGGGACGGGATTTTACGACCGATGCATGGGTGGTCGATCAGGATTTCATACCTCGCCGCAGTACATCGGCTTCTGTTGTCATCGAAGGCGTGAAACCCGAAGAGTCTCCTGTATTCACTACCATGTGGACGATATTGGGGTATCCTCCCTGTTCGGTCGTGTTGCCGGTGTGGATCGGCTGCGAGTATGGTGTTCCGACCCTGTTGCAGGGGGCGGAAGATTCTGTGCGCTCTCCGTTGTGCGAATGGTCGAACCGATTGAAAAACAAAGTGTTTTCTTTGGAAAGAGGCAGCGGCCCGCATTATCTGCATATGGCATTGCTTTATAATCCCGAAGGTAACGGATATGCCCAAAGATTGTTATTGCTCGAAAAAGAGATATACGCCGAGAGTCGAATCGTGTTGGACGAGGTTCGTCGGAAAGGTGAGTGGAACAACGAGCATGTCGGCGGTCTGCTCGATATTGTCCAACAAAAAATCGTTACACTTTTCGGCCAAATTTTGAAATGA
- a CDS encoding TetR/AcrR family transcriptional regulator, which produces MQIAKEHIRQNILNAALPLFYAKGYSKVTIREIADDSHVGLSNIYNYYNSKEDIFRELVQPVINDFEIMLDKHHGKSGSDIMEMYTEHYLRAVIAEYISLIKKYRNLLFLLLFRSQGTSLENYKRDFADRSTEVVKEYFRNMKIKHPELNINISEFTIHLHTVWMFTMLEELIMHKKVSDEIEQIITEYMIFSTTGWRELMKG; this is translated from the coding sequence ATGCAAATAGCCAAAGAACATATCCGACAAAACATTCTAAATGCTGCTTTGCCCCTATTCTATGCCAAAGGCTATTCCAAAGTCACCATTCGTGAAATCGCCGACGACTCCCATGTAGGGTTAAGTAATATTTACAACTACTATAACAGCAAAGAAGATATCTTTCGCGAACTCGTACAACCCGTGATCAATGATTTTGAAATCATGTTAGACAAACATCATGGAAAAAGCGGATCTGACATCATGGAAATGTATACCGAACACTATCTCCGGGCTGTCATAGCCGAATACATATCGTTAATCAAAAAATATCGTAATCTGTTATTCCTGCTTTTATTTCGTTCGCAAGGGACTTCCTTAGAAAATTATAAAAGAGATTTTGCCGACCGTTCGACCGAAGTCGTCAAAGAATATTTTCGAAACATGAAAATAAAACACCCTGAACTAAATATAAACATATCGGAATTCACGATTCACCTGCATACCGTTTGGATGTTCACCATGCTGGAAGAATTAATCATGCATAAAAAGGTCTCCGATGAAATAGAACAAATAATAACAGAATACATGATTTTCAGTACAACCGGGTGGAGAGAGCTTATGAAAGGATAG
- a CDS encoding ABC transporter ATP-binding protein — MTPNKKKEGLARLFQIAGERKGLLILSGILSAISALCMLVPYWSIYEILNELLSKAGNLGSIDSDLLIYWGWIAFGGLIIGLILLYASLMASHVAAFRILYGLRVKLSEHIGKLSLGFLSDTSTGAIKKTIEQNIEKIESFIAHTIPDMVNVAVTVIFMFVIFFSLNGWLAAICLACIVLSIGLQYINFMGKTAKTFTANYFDTQERMSASAVQYVRGIPVVKIFGQSVKSFRQFHDEIQGYKKWALKVCDTYEPGMITFTVLLNSIVSLIIPVGLLLISNQPHNIALAAVWLFFIIMGPGVTSPVYKLMFLGGGTREIDEGVKRIDRILDEKPVPETTLPQTPQSYDIEFRDVSFSYESKEQVTRTEALRHISFKASQGEITALVGPSGSGKSTVASLIPRFWDVGEGGIYIGGVDVRNIKTEELMNLISFVFQDTFLFYDTLYENIAVGSPNATREQVEAATRAAQCHEFISNLPDGYDTRIGDKGVFLSGGEAQRICVARAILKNAPILVLDEATAFADPENEYKMQQALQHLIKNKTVIIIAHRLSSIVSAQQIVVLKEGSIAQIGTHQKLSSIPGVYRQMWEAYTDAFQWELKTEYKA, encoded by the coding sequence ATGACACCAAATAAAAAGAAAGAAGGACTTGCCCGTCTATTTCAAATAGCAGGTGAGCGAAAAGGCTTACTGATATTATCCGGTATATTGTCGGCAATCAGTGCTTTGTGTATGCTCGTACCTTATTGGTCGATATATGAAATTCTCAACGAACTCCTATCGAAAGCAGGAAATCTAGGTTCAATCGACAGCGATTTACTCATATACTGGGGGTGGATAGCTTTTGGAGGATTAATCATCGGATTGATACTACTCTATGCATCACTCATGGCATCACACGTAGCTGCTTTTCGCATCTTATACGGACTGCGTGTAAAACTATCCGAACATATCGGGAAATTATCCCTGGGATTTCTCAGCGATACCTCCACAGGTGCTATCAAAAAGACAATAGAACAAAATATCGAGAAAATAGAATCCTTCATAGCCCATACGATTCCCGACATGGTAAACGTCGCGGTAACCGTAATTTTCATGTTTGTTATTTTCTTTTCACTCAACGGTTGGTTAGCTGCAATTTGTCTTGCTTGTATCGTATTAAGCATTGGATTACAATACATCAACTTCATGGGCAAAACTGCAAAAACATTTACCGCCAACTATTTTGACACACAGGAGCGTATGAGCGCATCGGCTGTACAATACGTACGAGGTATACCCGTCGTGAAAATATTCGGACAGAGCGTAAAATCCTTCCGACAATTCCACGACGAAATTCAAGGATATAAAAAATGGGCATTGAAAGTTTGCGATACATACGAACCAGGCATGATCACTTTCACCGTGTTGTTAAACTCCATCGTCTCGCTTATTATCCCCGTCGGTCTGCTACTCATCAGTAACCAACCACACAATATCGCACTGGCCGCCGTATGGCTATTTTTCATCATCATGGGACCCGGTGTAACTTCACCGGTATATAAATTAATGTTTCTAGGAGGAGGTACTCGCGAAATCGACGAAGGAGTAAAACGCATAGACCGAATACTCGACGAAAAACCCGTTCCAGAAACAACCTTACCCCAAACTCCCCAAAGTTATGACATCGAATTCAGAGATGTCAGTTTCTCCTATGAGAGCAAAGAGCAAGTCACTCGCACAGAGGCGTTACGTCATATTTCTTTCAAAGCGTCACAAGGCGAAATCACAGCACTCGTCGGGCCGTCTGGTTCAGGGAAAAGTACGGTCGCCAGCCTCATACCCCGATTTTGGGACGTCGGCGAAGGCGGTATCTACATAGGAGGAGTCGATGTGAGAAACATCAAAACCGAGGAACTAATGAATCTTATATCTTTCGTCTTTCAAGATACATTCCTTTTTTACGATACATTGTATGAAAATATAGCCGTAGGTTCACCCAATGCCACCCGAGAACAAGTAGAAGCCGCCACTCGTGCCGCCCAATGTCATGAGTTCATTTCAAATCTGCCCGACGGATACGACACCCGCATTGGCGACAAAGGAGTATTTCTATCGGGCGGTGAGGCGCAAAGAATCTGCGTGGCACGGGCCATACTGAAAAATGCACCCATTCTCGTACTCGATGAAGCTACGGCTTTTGCCGACCCCGAAAATGAATACAAGATGCAACAAGCCTTGCAACACCTCATCAAAAACAAAACCGTCATCATCATAGCTCACCGATTATCGTCCATCGTATCGGCTCAACAAATCGTCGTACTCAAAGAGGGCTCGATAGCGCAAATCGGTACACATCAAAAGCTTAGCTCCATACCGGGAGTTTACCGACAGATGTGGGAAGCATACACCGATGCATTCCAATGGGAATTAAAAACCGAATATAAAGCTTAA
- a CDS encoding class I SAM-dependent methyltransferase, which yields MKKKNIINSILQNTRMPEGFFGRIILRGMNKGHASLSRWGLSQIEWKSDWTILDIGCGGGANLKRMADFCPQGKIYGIDISSESVKFARKEIKKLLNTRCFISQGNVMNLPYEKGTFDLITAFETVYFWGNLQKTFNEVHRVLKNGGLFLICCEASDPSDETWTSRIDGMVVHSAQDLESCLARCGFSNITTHRRNKENICVIAQKIQ from the coding sequence ATGAAAAAGAAAAACATAATCAACTCTATACTACAAAATACCCGTATGCCCGAAGGGTTCTTCGGTAGAATAATTCTACGAGGTATGAACAAGGGACATGCTTCACTCTCCCGCTGGGGGCTCTCCCAAATAGAATGGAAATCCGACTGGACGATACTCGATATCGGGTGCGGAGGTGGAGCGAATCTGAAACGCATGGCAGACTTCTGTCCGCAAGGGAAAATATACGGTATCGATATATCCTCCGAAAGCGTAAAATTCGCTCGAAAGGAAATCAAGAAACTGCTGAATACTCGTTGCTTTATCTCGCAGGGAAACGTAATGAACCTACCCTATGAGAAAGGAACGTTCGATCTGATTACTGCTTTTGAGACCGTCTATTTTTGGGGAAATCTGCAAAAAACTTTCAACGAAGTACACCGGGTTTTGAAAAATGGAGGACTCTTCCTTATCTGCTGCGAAGCTAGCGACCCCTCCGACGAAACATGGACAAGCCGTATCGACGGCATGGTCGTCCATTCTGCCCAAGATTTAGAGTCCTGTCTTGCCCGGTGCGGATTCTCAAATATCACCACACACCGTAGAAATAAAGAAAATATCTGTGTAATCGCACAAAAAATTCAGTAA